The Winogradskyella schleiferi genome contains the following window.
TGTCGCCAAGGGTAATGGTATAATCCAACGGAAAGAATAACGATTCTAATCAGATTAAAAGCATAAATAAGAATGCTGCCCGCAAGACAGTAAAAGAGTGTTGACTTCCATCTACCAGCAAAGGCGACGATAAATGAAATAAATAAAATGATAATACTTATGGCATTGCAGCCTTCAATTACGCGAGCTACATATTTTCCGTTTATGACGATTTTCATAGAAGGCTCATTGGGATGTGGCAATACCTTCGTTTCATAACCAAAACCATTTAATAACGCCTTGGTTTGCTCGGCCACTAAATTGGTTAAGTAATCTGGATAAAATTTAGACCCATCAGAACCATTCAAATAAAAGTTATAACCAGTGGTCATCACTCCATATACTACCAGAAATGTGACTATAAAACGAATTACGGATTTGTATTTTACTAAAAGTGCTCTCAAGTCATCTGGAAACTAAGTTCGTGTTAAATTTATAAAAACAGTAATTCAAAATAGCGCATTTTAAATACTTTTACCAAAACTTATTTACACTTATGACATTTCAAGACTTAAAACCCAAAATAAAATCCATTATTTCGAATGATAATCTTACTGTTGACGAACGATTGCTCAAAATTTGTGAAACTCTCGAAACGACAATAGCGTATTACAATTGGGTTGGTTTTTATTTTAAAAATGGCGATAAAAACGAATTGAAACTAGGACCATACGTTGGTGAGCCAACCGACCATACTATAATCCCTTTTGGAAAAGGTATTTGTGGACAGGTGGCTATTAGCAATCAAAATTTCGTAGTTCCCGATGTGACCGCTCAGGATAACTATATTGCTTGTAGCATTACGGTAAAGGCAGAAATTGTGGTTCCGATTTTTGTGAATGAGGAAAACATTGGGCAAATCGATATTGATTCCAATACGCCTGATCCTTTTACAGCGGACGATGAACGGTTTTTGGAGTTTGTTTGTACTCAAGTCGCTTCGCTTATTTCATAAATTCCAATAATTAAAATTCCAAGTGGGTTCGGTTAAAATTTTTTCTTTTGAAATCCTCATTGCTTTATATTTAAGCTATAGCAAAAAGTTCCAAAATGACTAATAAAGGTCAAATGGAACTTTTCTATTTCAGACTTCTTACTTTACACTTTTCACTAAAAAGAGCTAGCTCTTAGGCAGGGAAAAGAGTTATTACAAGAATTTAAAATTTTAGACATGGAATTTCTTACTTACTCGGAGGCGTCGTTGGTCGCACTTCAATTTTACTTGGTAAGGTTCTTGGATTCATTTTCAAAAGGTCGATTACCAATTCGCCAATATCTTCAATCTGAATCTTCCATGCGCCTTTTTCATTGGGTTCGTTGCCATTGAAATGGGTGGAAACGGAACCAGGCATAATAGTGCTCACTTTTACACCGTATTGTCTTAAATCTAACATCACGGCTTGAGTAAAACCGGTAACCCCAAATTTACTCGCATTGTAGGCGGAACCTCCTGTGAAAAAGTTGGTGCCAGCTAAACTCGAAATGGTAATATAATAGCCTTTTGATATTTTGAGTGCGTCAACACTTGCTTTAATGGAATTAAAAACTCCTGTGAGATTGGTATCAATAACATCATTCCACTGGTCTTCGGTCAGATCTTCAATACTTGCAAAATGTCCCAAACCTGCATTGGCAATGACAATGTCCAATTTCCCAAAAGTACTTATGGCTTGGTTTACAGCTTCTTTCTGACTACTCAACTGTCTTACATCAGCCTTTACGCCAATCACGGAGCCTGTTGTATTGGTTTTGGAAGCTAGTGATTTTGCTGCTTCATTGGCCGCATTTAAATCACGACTGGTTATGACCACTTTTAGACCCTGACTAAGCAACGCTTCTGCAACACCATACCCAATGCCTTTAGTACCTCCAGTTATCAATGCTACTTTTCCTTTTAAATCATCCATATTGTTCTTTTTTTTTGGTTCCTACCAAATTTACAAAACATGAACTGAAAGTGGCATTTTAAACTGTTATGAAAATTATAAAATTACTTAGTGTTTTTCGGCGGATAGGCAGCAAAGACCTTTTCAATGATTTTAACAAATTGGGCTTCACGTTTTTCTGGTGTTGCATTAGCATTATAACTACTTTCAGCTACAGCTTGCCAAAATAATTTCTCACCTTTACTATCATCAACAAAATCAATAATGATTTCTCGTGTGTGACTGTTCTGACCAACAGGAATACCTACAGAAACACCACCAAAACCTCGGCCTCCTCCTCCACCTACGCCAATACCCACATTGCTGTTGTTTCGATTTTGAATATCTCGACTTTGAATATCAATGAAGAAATCTGGAGTATCCGATTTTGTTAAACCTATAGTTTTAAGTTTGGAATCCATGGTTCTGATTAAGCGTTTGGTATCCAATTGGCTTAAACCCGTTTTCATATCATCATAATAATTGTAGCTTTTGTAAGTTGAAAAATCAGTTGACTTTTCGTAATCGTAGTGGACTATTGTGCCGCAGGAAGTCATCAAAAATGCGACAACTAGAAATTTTAAATTTTTCATCTTTTTATTTTAAAGGTATAAAAAAATTGAAACCTAAAAGTGTATTTTAACTATTCCTCTTCCTCATTAGGTTCTACAGCCTTCGTCAAAGATGACGAAATAATACCTGTTGGAATGGCTACAACACCCAAACCTATCAACAACATAAAGAAAGTAAATATACGACCTCCAACCGTAATCGGATACACATCGCCATAACCAACCGTTGTTAACGTAACGATAGACCACCAAAGGCTAGAAAATATGGAAGAAAAATGTTCTGGTTGTGCTTCGTTTTCAAAATAATAAATGCCAACTGCTGTGAAGTAAATGAGCATTATGGTTATAATCATAAATAATATAATTTGTTCCTTCGCCATCATCATAGCATTCGCAAAATGGCGCATCGCTTTATTATAACGAACTAACTTGAATAACCTAAATAAGCGGAACATTCTAAGTAAACGTAAAGATCTTAAATCAATACCGAATGCTAAATAAAAAGGAAGAATTGCCAAAAAATCTACGATACCAAAAAAACTAAACATAAATTTCAGTTTGTGATCTGCCACATAGATTCGGGCTAAATATTCAAAGGTAAAAATGAACACACAAAATGCTTCAATAGCATTTAAA
Protein-coding sequences here:
- a CDS encoding GAF domain-containing protein translates to MTFQDLKPKIKSIISNDNLTVDERLLKICETLETTIAYYNWVGFYFKNGDKNELKLGPYVGEPTDHTIIPFGKGICGQVAISNQNFVVPDVTAQDNYIACSITVKAEIVVPIFVNEENIGQIDIDSNTPDPFTADDERFLEFVCTQVASLIS
- a CDS encoding SDR family oxidoreductase, with the protein product MDDLKGKVALITGGTKGIGYGVAEALLSQGLKVVITSRDLNAANEAAKSLASKTNTTGSVIGVKADVRQLSSQKEAVNQAISTFGKLDIVIANAGLGHFASIEDLTEDQWNDVIDTNLTGVFNSIKASVDALKISKGYYITISSLAGTNFFTGGSAYNASKFGVTGFTQAVMLDLRQYGVKVSTIMPGSVSTHFNGNEPNEKGAWKIQIEDIGELVIDLLKMNPRTLPSKIEVRPTTPPSK
- a CDS encoding ion transporter; the encoded protein is MKAYLKNLVELNDNKRSRRFAYFIQFLIVFSVITFSIETLPDLKPKTRVVLNAIEAFCVFIFTFEYLARIYVADHKLKFMFSFFGIVDFLAILPFYLAFGIDLRSLRLLRMFRLFRLFKLVRYNKAMRHFANAMMMAKEQIILFMIITIMLIYFTAVGIYYFENEAQPEHFSSIFSSLWWSIVTLTTVGYGDVYPITVGGRIFTFFMLLIGLGVVAIPTGIISSSLTKAVEPNEEEE
- the xrtF gene encoding exosortase family protein XrtF; translation: MRALLVKYKSVIRFIVTFLVVYGVMTTGYNFYLNGSDGSKFYPDYLTNLVAEQTKALLNGFGYETKVLPHPNEPSMKIVINGKYVARVIEGCNAISIIILFISFIVAFAGRWKSTLFYCLAGSILIYAFNLIRIVILSVGLYHYPWRQEIMHTVIFPMLIYGVVFLLWMVWVNRFSKTIKSNA
- a CDS encoding DUF4136 domain-containing protein, producing MKNLKFLVVAFLMTSCGTIVHYDYEKSTDFSTYKSYNYYDDMKTGLSQLDTKRLIRTMDSKLKTIGLTKSDTPDFFIDIQSRDIQNRNNSNVGIGVGGGGGRGFGGVSVGIPVGQNSHTREIIIDFVDDSKGEKLFWQAVAESSYNANATPEKREAQFVKIIEKVFAAYPPKNTK